From Streptomyces cyaneogriseus subsp. noncyanogenus, the proteins below share one genomic window:
- a CDS encoding ATP-binding protein: MTGAAAGDGEETGGAGRDGTEVAVLVGLQAAGKSTFYEQCLRDRCTLVSKDRFPRGARGKQARQMRLIEEALADGRSVAVDNTNPSPDEWGPLVAAGHAYGAAVVAYWFPPDLTGSLRRNAARAGRDRVPDIGVRATLKRLRRPTREDGFDAVLDVRFDGRGGFDVGLAPAADGSAAQG; this comes from the coding sequence ATGACCGGGGCGGCGGCCGGGGACGGCGAGGAGACCGGTGGCGCCGGGCGGGACGGGACCGAGGTGGCCGTCCTGGTCGGGCTCCAGGCCGCGGGGAAGTCGACCTTCTACGAGCAGTGCCTGCGGGACCGCTGCACGCTGGTCAGCAAGGACCGCTTCCCGCGCGGCGCCCGCGGCAAGCAGGCCCGGCAGATGCGGCTGATCGAGGAGGCGCTGGCCGACGGCAGGTCGGTGGCGGTCGACAACACCAACCCGTCCCCCGACGAGTGGGGCCCGCTGGTGGCGGCCGGGCACGCGTACGGCGCCGCCGTCGTCGCCTACTGGTTCCCGCCCGACCTCACGGGCTCCCTGCGGCGCAACGCCGCGCGCGCCGGACGTGACCGGGTCCCGGACATCGGCGTCCGCGCCACGCTGAAACGGCTGCGCCGGCCCACCCGCGAGGACGGTTTCGACGCCGTGCTCGACGTCCGCTTCGACGGCCGCGGCGGCTTCGACGTAGGGCTCGCCCCCGCCGCCGACGGGTCCGCGGCACAGGGGTGA
- a CDS encoding DUF5997 family protein translates to MTQHQSTQTMKPATAARKLGVYLEATPAEFREGVVSRAELNALQADPPEWLRELRRTGPHPRPVVAAKLGVSIAGLHRGGITEPLTTEQIEALKQERPEWLEREQALQAEVRKEAARVKKLHAERAQSA, encoded by the coding sequence ATGACCCAGCACCAGAGCACCCAGACGATGAAGCCCGCGACCGCGGCCAGGAAGCTGGGTGTGTACCTCGAGGCCACACCCGCAGAGTTCCGGGAGGGTGTCGTCTCGCGCGCCGAGCTGAACGCGCTCCAGGCCGACCCGCCCGAGTGGCTGCGGGAGCTGCGCCGCACCGGCCCGCACCCCCGGCCGGTGGTGGCGGCGAAGCTGGGCGTCTCCATCGCCGGGCTGCACCGGGGCGGGATCACCGAGCCCCTCACCACCGAGCAGATCGAGGCGCTGAAGCAGGAGCGTCCCGAGTGGCTGGAGCGGGAGCAGGCGCTCCAGGCGGAGGTCCGCAAGGAGGCGGCGCGCGTCAAGAAGCTGCACGCCGAGCGCGCCCAGTCCGCCTGA
- a CDS encoding DUF1360 domain-containing protein, producing MTDGERRYEDEEETPLAGYATLATTFAAGVGLFALVARRRGLRLPDGVPPWDMALLGTATFKASRLLTKDKVTSFLRAPFTRRERDGEGNEVMDVSRGSGMRRAVGDLVSCPFCTSAWVAGALVGTYASAPRAARLVCAGLTAVTMADWLQYAWSLTEQKAEG from the coding sequence ATGACGGACGGTGAGCGGCGGTACGAGGACGAGGAGGAGACCCCCCTCGCGGGTTACGCCACGCTGGCGACGACCTTCGCGGCGGGTGTGGGGCTGTTCGCCCTGGTGGCGCGCCGCCGCGGGCTGCGGCTGCCCGACGGGGTGCCGCCCTGGGACATGGCGCTGCTGGGCACGGCGACGTTCAAGGCGTCGCGTCTGCTGACCAAGGACAAGGTCACCAGCTTCCTGCGGGCACCGTTCACCCGTCGCGAGCGCGACGGCGAGGGCAACGAGGTGATGGACGTCTCGCGGGGCAGCGGGATGCGCCGGGCCGTCGGTGATCTGGTGTCCTGCCCGTTCTGCACCTCCGCCTGGGTGGCGGGCGCGCTCGTGGGCACCTACGCGTCCGCGCCGCGCGCGGCCCGCCTGGTGTGCGCGGGCCTGACCGCCGTCACCATGGCGGACTGGCTGCAGTACGCGTGGAGCCTGACGGAGCAGAAGGCAGAAGGCTGA
- a CDS encoding DUF2267 domain-containing protein: MRYDDLVRTVQEQSRAVSRGEAERTVSAVLRTLAERLPEGLAEHLAAQLPHELAGSVPPAQTPAGESGHGRGAGERFGLTAFAGRVAWRAGITEEAALQRAAVVLNVLDACVSPEEMTKVAGALPADIRELLPTTRAVESEA; this comes from the coding sequence ATGAGGTACGACGATCTGGTGCGAACCGTCCAGGAGCAGAGCCGGGCCGTCAGCCGCGGCGAGGCCGAACGGACGGTGTCCGCCGTGCTGCGCACCCTGGCCGAGCGTCTGCCCGAGGGGCTGGCCGAGCATCTGGCGGCCCAGTTGCCGCACGAGCTGGCCGGGTCCGTGCCCCCGGCGCAGACGCCGGCCGGGGAGAGCGGGCACGGGCGGGGTGCCGGTGAGCGCTTCGGGCTCACCGCGTTCGCCGGCCGGGTGGCCTGGCGGGCGGGTATCACCGAGGAGGCCGCGCTCCAGCGTGCCGCGGTGGTGCTCAACGTGCTGGACGCGTGCGTCTCCCCCGAGGAGATGACCAAGGTGGCCGGTGCGCTGCCCGCGGACATCCGCGAGCTGCTGCCGACGACGCGGGCGGTCGAGAGCGAGGCGTGA
- a CDS encoding LysR family substrate-binding domain-containing protein, with the protein MTASEEPVSFRLAYVPGVMPDKWVRVWHERLPGVPLSLTQVAAAEAGGVLLDGRADAGLVRLPVDRTVLSAIPLYTETTVVVVPKDHLVTAADEVSVADLADEIVLHPLDDVLGWERLPGRPAFERPATTADAVELVAAGIGVLVVPLSLARLHHRKDLTHRPLTDAPTSSVALSWPQEATTDLVEDFIGIVRGRTVNSTRGRRPGPAQEGAERTGAGDAGRKPAAGKQQAGAKAAGARSGGRAGGSRSGAGKPAGRNPRRGSGGTAKGGGRRGGRRS; encoded by the coding sequence GTGACAGCCTCGGAAGAACCCGTCTCGTTCCGGCTCGCGTACGTCCCGGGCGTGATGCCCGACAAGTGGGTGCGCGTCTGGCACGAGCGGCTGCCCGGTGTTCCGCTGTCCCTGACCCAGGTGGCCGCCGCCGAGGCCGGTGGTGTGCTGCTGGACGGCCGGGCCGACGCGGGCCTGGTACGGCTGCCCGTCGACCGGACGGTGCTCAGCGCCATCCCGCTCTACACCGAGACGACGGTGGTGGTGGTCCCCAAGGACCACCTCGTCACGGCGGCCGACGAGGTGTCGGTCGCGGACCTGGCCGACGAGATCGTGCTGCACCCCCTCGACGACGTCCTCGGCTGGGAGCGGCTCCCGGGCCGGCCCGCCTTCGAGCGCCCCGCCACCACGGCGGACGCCGTCGAGCTGGTCGCGGCCGGGATCGGGGTGCTGGTGGTCCCGCTGTCGCTGGCCCGGCTGCACCACCGCAAGGACCTCACCCACCGGCCGCTCACCGACGCCCCCACGTCGAGCGTCGCGCTGTCCTGGCCCCAGGAGGCCACCACCGACCTGGTGGAGGACTTCATCGGCATCGTCCGCGGCCGGACCGTCAACAGCACCCGGGGCCGCAGGCCGGGCCCGGCGCAGGAGGGCGCCGAGCGGACCGGCGCGGGCGACGCCGGCCGCAAGCCCGCGGCGGGCAAGCAGCAGGCCGGGGCCAAGGCGGCCGGGGCCCGGTCCGGGGGAAGGGCGGGCGGCAGCAGGTCGGGTGCCGGGAAGCCGGCCGGCCGCAACCCGCGCCGGGGCTCCGGCGGCACCGCCAAGGGCGGCGGCCGACGCGGCGGCCGCCGGTCCTAG